One bacterium genomic window carries:
- a CDS encoding type II toxin-antitoxin system HicA family toxin, whose translation MKVRDLIKQLEQNGWYIDRTRGSHRQFKHPAKPGLVTVHGHPSDDVPIGTLNNIFKQAQIGNKR comes from the coding sequence ATGAAAGTACGCGATCTGATTAAGCAACTTGAGCAGAATGGCTGGTATATTGACCGAACCCGTGGGAGCCACAGACAATTCAAACACCCAGCTAAACCTGGATTGGTTACCGTACACGGCCATCCATCAGATGATGTGCCTATAGGCACACTTAACAATATTTTCAAGCAGGCACAGATAGGGAACAAACGATGA
- a CDS encoding prepilin-type N-terminal cleavage/methylation domain-containing protein codes for MRKRGFTLIELLVVIAIIAILAAILFPVFAGAKEKARQTVCLKHGGQLGMALNLYLDDHNGKFPLCWMFRPGDSTLTWAHGLYKYTKSLDVYTCPSVPSRRFTADTTAGYSADADRKTGGWGYNTSDGGGGKANGVGRGKNSNMYTPDPYNISDLVSASRHIAFGDSKSSDDSDIAYLFPGYTGRNAFNDVIKALTSGSFYVPPDFRHNGGAIFIFCDGHAKWFNKTYIYNWQTNGHYWYVDNRSH; via the coding sequence ATGAGAAAAAGAGGGTTTACGTTAATCGAGCTGCTGGTAGTAATTGCAATCATAGCGATACTGGCGGCAATACTGTTTCCTGTGTTTGCCGGTGCGAAGGAAAAAGCCAGGCAGACTGTCTGTCTCAAACACGGTGGGCAGCTTGGAATGGCCTTAAATTTGTATTTGGATGACCACAACGGTAAGTTCCCGCTCTGCTGGATGTTTAGACCTGGTGACAGCACACTGACATGGGCGCATGGTTTGTACAAATACACAAAGAGCCTGGATGTATATACCTGCCCGTCTGTTCCAAGCAGGCGTTTCACTGCAGACACAACGGCTGGTTACAGCGCGGATGCCGATAGGAAGACCGGCGGATGGGGCTACAACACAAGTGACGGTGGAGGCGGCAAGGCTAATGGTGTCGGCCGCGGCAAAAACAGCAATATGTATACACCCGACCCTTACAATATATCTGATCTGGTATCAGCGAGCAGGCACATTGCATTTGGTGACAGCAAGTCCAGCGATGATTCCGATATTGCTTACCTATTCCCCGGCTACACTGGAAGGAACGCCTTTAATGATGTCATCAAAGCACTTACTTCCGGCAGCTTTTATGTTCCTCCGGATTTCAGGCACAATGGTGGAGCGATCTTCATTTTTTGTGATGGTCACGCAAAGTGGTTTAACAAGACCTATATTTATAATTGGCAAACAAACGGCCATTACTGGTATGTCGATAATAGAAGCCATTAA
- a CDS encoding zinc ribbon domain-containing protein, whose translation MKCKKCGAELHEDQKVCIACGTRTIRGDNYEYDSQVAWRPSRNMWIAAAGVVVLVVIAIILNSMRTVPPKDVANEWFSAMTQRKVRDARELSTPRLEEDLQSRGMDLIAISEEYYGDITSSGGSFEISNPKPAGKNALSFDVSINYNDGEPTRGYCLEMVKVGRQWRVDKIM comes from the coding sequence GTGAAATGCAAAAAATGCGGTGCTGAGCTTCATGAAGACCAGAAAGTGTGCATAGCATGCGGAACACGCACGATCCGCGGCGATAATTATGAATATGACAGCCAGGTTGCATGGCGACCGTCAAGAAATATGTGGATCGCGGCAGCAGGCGTAGTGGTGCTTGTAGTCATCGCGATAATCCTCAACTCCATGCGCACGGTTCCGCCGAAAGATGTCGCAAATGAATGGTTTAGCGCAATGACCCAGAGAAAAGTCAGGGATGCACGCGAGTTGTCGACGCCCCGCTTGGAGGAAGACCTTCAATCACGTGGGATGGATTTGATCGCGATTTCTGAAGAATATTATGGCGACATTACGTCCAGCGGCGGCTCATTTGAAATCAGCAACCCCAAACCCGCCGGAAAAAATGCGCTCAGTTTCGATGTCTCCATAAACTATAATGATGGTGAACCGACTCGCGGCTATTGCCTTGAAATGGTTAAAGTGGGACGGCAGTGGCGTGTCGATAAGATAATGTAG
- a CDS encoding RNA polymerase sigma factor, with translation MRSDMDLLQAIQQQDTDAFEVFFERHRERVRLHISKILRNPDATEDVLQETFLRVWQHADQWDHSGACISWLLKIATNLALNSLRSWRRKREVPLEGHSSTGEQENSSVPEWMVDEATIGPEEALEISERLAMARRLVDDLPEEKREVIRLVHESDMGIGEAAQTLGIPEGTIKSRLHNARKHLARQWDKICSEWEEL, from the coding sequence ATGCGGTCCGATATGGATCTTCTGCAGGCGATACAACAGCAAGACACTGACGCGTTCGAGGTATTTTTCGAGCGCCATCGCGAGCGTGTCCGGCTTCATATCAGCAAAATCCTTCGCAATCCGGATGCGACAGAGGATGTTTTGCAGGAGACGTTCCTGAGAGTATGGCAGCACGCCGACCAATGGGACCACAGCGGCGCATGCATATCCTGGCTGCTTAAAATAGCCACAAATCTCGCGCTCAACAGCCTGCGATCATGGCGGCGAAAAAGGGAAGTGCCGCTGGAAGGACACAGCTCTACCGGTGAGCAGGAAAACTCTTCAGTCCCCGAGTGGATGGTGGATGAAGCGACTATTGGACCCGAAGAAGCTCTGGAGATATCGGAGCGGTTGGCAATGGCCAGGCGGTTGGTAGACGATCTGCCGGAAGAAAAACGTGAAGTGATCCGGCTTGTGCACGAGTCGGATATGGGAATCGGCGAAGCTGCGCAGACTCTGGGAATACCGGAAGGGACAATCAAATCGCGCCTTCATAATGCACGCAAACATCTTGCCCGGCAATGGGACAAGATATGCTCCGAATGGGAGGAACTCTGA
- a CDS encoding right-handed parallel beta-helix repeat-containing protein, giving the protein MKNRFSFFVLAVCLLIIAAVSAQASVIYVKTDGSDGNDGSTWALAKATIGGALSVASSGDEVWVKTGTYSLSTAIPTGVKLFGGFDGTETLLDSRNWGSNTTTINSGYITATVTSGSSAIDGFILTDLSGIDLTGDVTFSHNEVVDCDNIDPVISCTGVVKLVNNLIYNNNGYETRHESTCTITCASSNGDAIIVNNTISDNGFSDGGGAAIYCTGTPDIANNIIVFQAGNGIYDASAGTPTVSHNCVYGNAIANYQGFPINWQPDNDINVDPEFWDRPNDDYRLDRDSVCEEMGSNSYIDSSSGLPDYARTKDFWHHQRIATIVDIGAFESWD; this is encoded by the coding sequence ATGAAGAACAGATTTAGCTTTTTTGTGTTGGCAGTATGTTTGCTCATTATTGCGGCAGTGTCGGCTCAGGCATCAGTAATCTATGTAAAGACTGACGGCAGTGACGGAAATGACGGCTCGACATGGGCATTGGCCAAGGCCACCATAGGAGGAGCCTTGAGCGTGGCCTCAAGCGGTGATGAGGTGTGGGTCAAAACAGGCACATACTCGCTTTCCACCGCAATACCTACCGGTGTAAAGCTCTTTGGAGGCTTTGACGGCACGGAAACTTTACTTGACAGCAGAAACTGGGGCAGCAACACTACGACCATCAATAGTGGTTACATTACTGCAACAGTCACCAGCGGTTCGTCCGCTATCGACGGTTTTATACTGACAGATCTGTCGGGAATCGACCTTACCGGAGATGTCACATTCTCACATAATGAGGTGGTTGACTGCGATAATATCGACCCTGTGATCTCTTGTACGGGTGTTGTCAAGCTGGTCAACAACCTTATCTATAACAACAATGGTTATGAGACACGCCACGAGTCAACATGCACGATCACTTGTGCCTCCAGCAACGGCGATGCGATTATTGTTAACAACACAATATCGGACAACGGCTTCTCGGATGGTGGTGGAGCTGCCATTTATTGCACGGGCACACCAGACATTGCGAACAACATCATAGTATTCCAAGCAGGTAATGGAATCTATGATGCGTCAGCAGGAACACCGACTGTTTCCCATAATTGTGTGTATGGAAACGCAATCGCTAATTATCAGGGTTTCCCAATCAATTGGCAGCCGGATAATGACATCAATGTAGACCCGGAATTTTGGGACCGGCCTAATGACGATTATAGACTCGATAGAGACTCAGTGTGTGAAGAAATGGGCAGCAACAGCTACATTGATTCCTCTAGCGGTCTCCCTGACTATGCGAGAACAAAGGATTTTTGGCATCATCAGCGCATCGCTACGATTGTCGACATAGGCGCCTTTGAGTCATGGGATTAA
- a CDS encoding sugar kinase, whose protein sequence is MFDVTCLGILVADVIGKPVESLPERGKLSLVDRMELHGGGCANNTGIGLAKIGVKTAVIGKVGMDGFGDFMVNLLEKSGVNTSGVARDKSVATSATMVMVHGDGERSFIHYLGANATLSEDDVNWDVVKDSKILHIAGSFLMPGFDGQPTANVLKKAKGLGVTTALDTAWDSKGQWMKLLEPCLEYVDYAVPSIEEARMVTGKHDPSDVAKALVDRGVGTVALKMGSDGCYIKSADGEVRIPIYRVDAVDATGAGDAFAAGFLAGLANGWDMERTGRFANATGAFCVTALGATDGIKDQAAIEKFIAEREA, encoded by the coding sequence ATGTTTGATGTGACGTGTTTAGGCATATTAGTGGCTGATGTAATAGGCAAGCCGGTGGAGAGTCTGCCCGAGAGAGGGAAGCTGAGCCTGGTTGATAGGATGGAGCTTCATGGCGGCGGCTGCGCGAACAATACCGGTATCGGCCTGGCAAAGATAGGCGTCAAGACTGCGGTGATCGGCAAGGTCGGGATGGATGGTTTCGGCGATTTCATGGTGAACCTGCTAGAAAAAAGTGGGGTCAACACAAGCGGAGTTGCCCGAGATAAGTCTGTTGCCACCTCTGCGACCATGGTCATGGTCCACGGCGATGGCGAGCGCAGTTTTATTCATTATCTGGGTGCCAACGCAACCCTTTCCGAAGATGATGTGAACTGGGATGTGGTGAAAGACTCGAAAATACTGCACATTGCCGGTTCATTTTTGATGCCCGGGTTCGACGGTCAGCCGACGGCCAATGTGCTCAAGAAGGCCAAGGGGCTTGGAGTTACAACTGCGCTGGACACTGCTTGGGACTCCAAGGGTCAGTGGATGAAATTGCTGGAACCTTGCCTGGAGTATGTCGATTATGCGGTGCCGAGCATAGAAGAGGCGCGTATGGTCACCGGCAAACATGACCCCTCGGATGTAGCTAAGGCATTGGTGGATAGGGGTGTCGGTACGGTCGCGCTCAAGATGGGCAGCGACGGCTGTTATATAAAGAGTGCGGATGGGGAAGTGCGAATCCCTATATACCGTGTAGATGCGGTTGATGCCACGGGTGCGGGCGATGCATTCGCGGCAGGTTTCCTTGCCGGTCTGGCGAATGGTTGGGACATGGAGCGCACGGGCAGGTTTGCCAATGCGACGGGTGCATTTTGTGTGACGGCTCTCGGCGCAACAGATGGAATAAAGGATCAGGCCGCAATCGAAAAGTTTATTGCCGAACGGGAAGCCTAA
- a CDS encoding DedA family protein — protein sequence MQSILHAITQWTTTNIEALGYYGIMIMMGIESACIPLPSEIIMPYGGYLVFKDPSQFSIWGMGVAGALGCVWGSMVAYWAGKYGGRPFIEKYGRYILIRHKDLDKADAWFARYGDAAIFFSRLMPVVRTFISFPAGISGMKFWRFILYTFLGSLPWCIALAWVGKALGPQWDTTLKPYFHKADTAILAVIVILIVLYVYHHIKSEKEYRKKTQS from the coding sequence TTGCAGTCAATACTCCACGCAATAACACAATGGACCACAACGAATATCGAGGCACTCGGTTACTACGGCATTATGATAATGATGGGTATCGAGAGTGCCTGCATACCTTTGCCAAGTGAGATTATTATGCCCTATGGTGGATATCTGGTCTTTAAGGACCCGTCGCAGTTCAGCATCTGGGGTATGGGTGTGGCAGGTGCGCTCGGGTGTGTATGGGGGTCGATGGTGGCGTATTGGGCAGGTAAATACGGCGGCAGGCCGTTTATCGAGAAGTACGGCCGCTATATACTCATCCGCCACAAAGACCTGGATAAAGCGGATGCGTGGTTTGCAAGATATGGCGATGCTGCTATATTTTTCAGCCGTCTGATGCCGGTAGTTCGGACGTTCATTTCATTTCCCGCCGGGATATCAGGAATGAAATTCTGGCGGTTCATCCTATATACTTTCCTTGGTTCGCTGCCTTGGTGTATTGCTCTCGCATGGGTTGGCAAAGCCTTGGGACCACAGTGGGATACCACGCTAAAACCCTATTTTCATAAAGCAGACACTGCAATTCTGGCTGTAATAGTGATCCTTATAGTGCTGTATGTTTATCACCATATCAAGAGCGAAAAGGAATATCGGAAAAAGACGCAATCATAA
- a CDS encoding GNAT family N-acetyltransferase has protein sequence MSAAGSRVMVDVELKEVTKDSWPEVMNLAFKLEQGGLVAPNFYKVREFKAEPTFVQLAVFHGDEIVGFAMYGLDPDDGKYWIYRLMIDVDHQRCGFGKAALIKLIEIMGELPDCDEIFVGYRPENFVAHALYMSAGFKRTGQMLQGEFIARLDLNKKST, from the coding sequence ATGAGCGCAGCAGGATCGCGTGTAATGGTTGATGTGGAGCTTAAAGAGGTCACCAAGGATTCATGGCCTGAGGTTATGAACCTTGCATTCAAGTTGGAGCAGGGTGGGCTTGTAGCTCCCAACTTCTATAAAGTCCGTGAGTTTAAGGCTGAGCCTACATTTGTTCAGCTTGCTGTTTTTCATGGTGATGAGATAGTCGGCTTTGCGATGTATGGCCTGGACCCGGATGACGGCAAGTATTGGATATACAGATTGATGATAGACGTCGATCACCAGAGGTGCGGCTTCGGCAAAGCGGCTTTGATAAAGCTGATCGAAATTATGGGTGAGTTGCCTGACTGCGATGAGATTTTTGTCGGTTACCGCCCTGAGAACTTCGTGGCGCATGCGCTGTATATGAGCGCAGGCTTCAAGCGGACAGGTCAGATGCTCCAGGGCGAGTTTATTGCAAGGCTGGATTTGAATAAGAAGTCTACCTGA
- the mraZ gene encoding division/cell wall cluster transcriptional repressor MraZ yields the protein MFSGAYEHTVDDKGRTVIPARFRQKLGERFVMTKGLHGCLWVFPENTWTQIQQKLTPKTLLDERGVKLERYFLGAACECTPDRQGRVPMSSILMNHAGIKTGDAISIIGLSDKVEIWSTSRWDEFNAGLTDDVIAELGRDA from the coding sequence TTGTTTTCAGGCGCATACGAACATACAGTAGATGATAAAGGACGAACCGTCATTCCTGCGCGCTTCCGGCAAAAGCTGGGTGAGCGATTCGTAATGACAAAAGGTCTGCACGGCTGTTTGTGGGTGTTTCCTGAAAATACTTGGACGCAAATTCAACAAAAACTCACACCTAAAACGCTCCTGGACGAACGAGGAGTCAAGCTCGAACGATATTTCCTGGGCGCAGCATGTGAGTGTACGCCCGACAGGCAGGGCCGCGTGCCGATGTCTTCGATCTTAATGAACCACGCCGGCATAAAGACCGGCGATGCGATTTCAATAATCGGATTGAGCGATAAAGTCGAAATATGGAGCACGTCCAGATGGGATGAGTTTAATGCAGGATTGACCGACGATGTTATCGCGGAACTGGGCAGGGATGCCTAG
- a CDS encoding B12-binding domain-containing radical SAM protein, whose translation MSRIRKVTFVEPKPPGYHVYSGIALPRLGLPLMGAMLKNKGIDVSIYCQDIQDVDYTDLLSSDMIGISTTTSTAPEGYKIAQLAKEAGIPVVVGGSHVTFLAEEALQHADYCVRGEGEYAMVELVEALDNGSGLANVAGLSYKVGNEIRHNPARPLVCDLDALPFPDLSLIKGHEKIKITPIATSRGCPFDCSFCSVTKMFGRKYRERSIANVVEEIEQLEPKSIFYYDDNFTADRERTKVLLDTLLSKGITPKWTAQARVDVVKDKDLLKLMKRSNCSMLYIGFESVNPATLKEYNKRQSVEEIAESIRILHHYGIMTHGMFVFGAENDDAQSLRTTLNFALKNNIDTTQFMILTPLPGTPYYDKMVSEDRLLTRDWQLYDGQHVVYQPVKMSPYELQKETFKVMKRFYSLRECVKMLCGLETLKFTFKINLSILSGKWDWAKKQIYNRAWKCFYRAYGHKLIRRWEEANKDFGERVKALAERARALRAAKMTSPKKLIDVYQVKQDKS comes from the coding sequence TTGTCTAGAATAAGAAAAGTCACGTTTGTTGAACCTAAACCGCCGGGCTATCATGTCTACTCGGGCATAGCGCTGCCCAGGCTCGGCCTGCCTCTGATGGGCGCTATGCTTAAAAATAAAGGCATAGACGTGTCCATATACTGCCAGGATATTCAGGATGTGGACTACACTGATCTGCTCTCGTCAGATATGATAGGCATATCCACCACAACTTCCACCGCACCTGAAGGCTACAAAATTGCCCAGTTGGCTAAAGAAGCCGGGATACCGGTCGTAGTCGGAGGATCGCATGTGACTTTTCTCGCTGAAGAAGCACTTCAGCACGCAGACTATTGCGTAAGGGGCGAAGGCGAATATGCGATGGTTGAGCTGGTGGAGGCTTTGGACAACGGCTCAGGACTGGCTAATGTTGCGGGTCTGTCATACAAGGTAGGCAATGAGATCAGGCATAACCCTGCAAGACCGCTGGTTTGTGACCTGGATGCGCTGCCGTTCCCGGACCTCTCGCTCATCAAAGGGCATGAAAAGATCAAAATTACACCAATTGCAACCTCGCGAGGATGTCCATTCGACTGCAGCTTCTGCTCGGTCACCAAAATGTTCGGCAGGAAATACCGCGAACGCAGCATCGCAAACGTAGTAGAAGAAATAGAGCAGCTTGAACCCAAAAGTATTTTTTACTATGACGACAACTTCACGGCGGACCGTGAACGCACGAAAGTGCTGCTCGACACCCTTCTTTCAAAAGGGATCACGCCAAAATGGACGGCTCAGGCGCGGGTGGATGTGGTAAAAGACAAAGATCTGCTCAAGCTGATGAAACGCTCGAACTGCAGTATGCTCTATATAGGTTTCGAGTCGGTGAACCCGGCCACACTCAAAGAATATAACAAGCGGCAATCTGTGGAAGAGATAGCTGAATCAATACGGATACTGCATCATTATGGGATCATGACGCACGGAATGTTCGTCTTCGGGGCTGAGAATGATGACGCTCAGAGTCTGCGGACAACACTCAACTTCGCCCTCAAAAACAACATAGACACAACTCAGTTCATGATCCTCACCCCTCTGCCGGGCACGCCGTATTATGACAAGATGGTCAGTGAAGATCGGCTGCTCACAAGGGACTGGCAGCTCTACGACGGACAGCACGTCGTCTATCAGCCAGTAAAGATGAGCCCTTATGAACTCCAGAAAGAGACATTCAAGGTCATGAAGCGCTTTTACAGTCTGCGAGAGTGTGTTAAAATGCTCTGTGGACTGGAAACGCTCAAGTTTACGTTCAAAATCAACTTGAGCATACTCAGCGGAAAATGGGACTGGGCAAAAAAGCAGATATATAACCGCGCATGGAAATGTTTCTATCGCGCGTACGGACATAAGCTGATCCGCCGCTGGGAAGAAGCCAACAAAGACTTCGGAGAAAGGGTTAAGGCGCTGGCTGAAAGGGCGCGCGCACTGCGTGCGGCGAAGATGACCTCGCCAAAAAAGTTGATTGATGTCTACCAGGTTAAACAAGATAAAAGCTGA
- a CDS encoding galactokinase: protein MSTRLNKIKADFERLYGSSPTIIVKAPGRVDLMGNHTDYNGGFVLPVAVNLDVIAAGRLRDDGTVSVYSQNFEAESKFSLNDIVHDDVNTWSNYVRGVVLFLQEAGIELRGADIVMHGNVPIGSGMSSSAAIEMATGFLFQSLLGFDLGGPEMALIGQKAENKFVGVNTGIMDQFISRLGKKDHALFIDCRTLEYDQFPLDTSRVKIVVCDTMKRRGLVDSEYDLRRSQCEEASRLFAKWIPNVTQLRDVSPADFEKYKDKLPDVVRKRAEHVIYENERVLQSRAVLEKGDFEGFGKLMNASHDSARDLYEVSCAELNAMAEVCRNAPGSLCNRMAGAGFGGCSVSLVKDKFVEQFTSVVAVEYEKKTGLAPNLYICTAEDGACVIE from the coding sequence ATGTCTACCAGGTTAAACAAGATAAAAGCTGATTTCGAGCGGCTGTACGGCTCTTCACCAACAATAATTGTAAAGGCTCCCGGCAGAGTCGATCTGATGGGTAATCATACTGACTATAATGGCGGGTTCGTGCTGCCGGTGGCTGTGAACCTCGATGTGATTGCAGCAGGGCGGCTTCGAGATGATGGGACGGTTTCGGTATACTCACAAAATTTTGAAGCAGAGTCAAAATTTTCGCTCAACGATATCGTCCATGATGATGTAAACACATGGAGCAACTATGTGCGTGGGGTGGTGCTTTTTCTGCAGGAAGCGGGTATCGAACTGCGCGGCGCAGATATCGTGATGCACGGAAATGTGCCGATAGGCTCGGGAATGTCCAGCTCGGCAGCTATCGAGATGGCGACCGGCTTCCTGTTCCAGAGCCTGCTTGGGTTCGACCTTGGCGGACCGGAAATGGCATTGATCGGCCAGAAGGCTGAGAACAAGTTCGTAGGAGTCAACACCGGCATCATGGACCAGTTTATCTCGCGGCTGGGTAAAAAAGACCATGCGCTCTTTATCGACTGCCGCACCCTGGAATATGATCAGTTTCCACTCGACACATCCAGGGTAAAGATAGTCGTCTGCGACACCATGAAGCGCCGCGGATTGGTTGACAGTGAGTATGATCTGCGGCGGAGTCAATGTGAGGAAGCATCGAGACTCTTTGCAAAGTGGATTCCAAATGTAACTCAGCTCAGAGATGTCTCGCCCGCCGATTTCGAGAAGTATAAGGACAAACTACCGGATGTGGTGCGAAAACGCGCTGAGCATGTGATCTACGAAAACGAGCGTGTGTTGCAGAGCCGGGCTGTGCTCGAAAAGGGTGACTTCGAGGGCTTCGGAAAGCTGATGAATGCCTCTCACGACTCTGCACGCGATCTGTATGAAGTGAGCTGCGCTGAACTTAACGCGATGGCAGAGGTGTGCCGCAATGCGCCAGGCTCGCTGTGTAATAGAATGGCCGGAGCAGGATTCGGCGGATGCTCTGTCAGCCTGGTAAAAGATAAATTCGTGGAACAATTTACATCGGTGGTAGCCGTAGAATATGAAAAGAAGACGGGGCTTGCTCCAAACCTATATATCTGCACTGCAGAAGATGGAGCATGCGTAATAGAGTAA
- a CDS encoding bifunctional riboflavin kinase/FAD synthetase translates to MSVIYGFDNVGRESNGRAVAIGVFDGVHWGHRAILEKLVHTAGEHGIKSAALTFDKHPAEILAPTRAPQYINSLDQRIELIEEMGVDEVIVAEFDHTLANLTREDFVDKILLKTLQTRQIVIGSNFRFGKDRAGDIRYLNEISSDTGIGITAVSAVIVDGGPASSTRIRALISRGDMPGATKLLGRPFALRGEVVTGEQIGRTLGFPTANIRTAPRQIIPARGVYAVESTISNTTYAGVCNIGSRPTFGGDNTTVEVHFSDFVGDLYGKKLDITFLRRMRDEITFDSPEKLVEQIRMDIEKARENSI, encoded by the coding sequence ATGAGCGTTATATACGGCTTTGACAATGTTGGACGAGAGTCAAATGGACGTGCGGTTGCAATAGGTGTGTTCGACGGCGTGCACTGGGGACACAGGGCGATCCTGGAAAAGCTGGTGCATACCGCTGGCGAACATGGGATCAAAAGCGCTGCACTTACATTTGACAAACATCCTGCCGAAATTCTCGCTCCAACTCGTGCTCCGCAGTATATAAACAGCCTCGACCAAAGGATAGAACTCATCGAAGAGATGGGTGTCGATGAAGTGATTGTGGCTGAGTTCGACCACACACTCGCAAACCTGACACGCGAAGACTTTGTTGACAAAATTCTCCTGAAAACTCTGCAGACCAGACAGATTGTGATCGGCTCGAATTTCAGGTTCGGCAAAGACCGTGCCGGAGATATTCGATATCTCAACGAAATATCTTCAGACACAGGCATTGGCATTACCGCAGTGTCGGCAGTCATTGTCGACGGCGGACCGGCAAGCAGCACTCGTATTCGTGCGCTTATATCTCGCGGCGATATGCCCGGTGCCACAAAACTTCTCGGCAGACCGTTCGCACTGCGTGGAGAAGTAGTCACAGGAGAACAGATTGGCCGCACACTCGGCTTTCCGACAGCAAATATACGAACGGCTCCACGTCAAATCATACCCGCACGCGGCGTATATGCTGTCGAATCCACTATTTCCAATACCACATATGCCGGAGTATGCAATATCGGCAGCAGGCCCACATTCGGTGGGGACAACACCACCGTTGAAGTACACTTCTCTGACTTCGTCGGAGACCTATATGGCAAAAAACTTGATATAACGTTCCTCCGACGCATGCGCGATGAGATAACTTTCGACAGTCCTGAAAAACTCGTTGAACAGATCAGAATGGATATAGAAAAAGCACGCGAAAACAGCATCTAA
- a CDS encoding type II toxin-antitoxin system HicB family antitoxin encodes MKEYIVVYEHTENNWSAYSPDVPGCMATGKTRYEVENNFREALEFHIEGLKASGMPVPEPSSETGHVSVAA; translated from the coding sequence ATGAAAGAGTATATTGTTGTCTATGAGCACACGGAAAATAACTGGTCGGCTTATTCACCGGATGTACCTGGGTGCATGGCCACAGGCAAAACACGCTACGAAGTGGAGAACAACTTCAGGGAAGCGCTTGAGTTTCACATTGAAGGATTGAAAGCAAGTGGAATGCCAGTGCCCGAGCCGAGTTCAGAGACAGGTCATGTGAGCGTGGCGGCATAA
- a CDS encoding 4-oxalocrotonate tautomerase family protein, whose protein sequence is MPVVTINIAKGRNIETKRKLVRAVTDAVVSTLDVKQEWVTVFIEELDRQSWASGGKLHADIFGEGCGMQGVGEVKDK, encoded by the coding sequence ATGCCGGTTGTCACGATCAATATCGCAAAAGGTCGTAATATCGAGACCAAGCGCAAACTGGTTCGTGCAGTTACGGATGCGGTCGTATCGACACTCGATGTAAAGCAGGAGTGGGTAACCGTGTTCATAGAAGAGTTGGACCGGCAGAGCTGGGCCAGCGGCGGCAAGTTACATGCAGACATCTTTGGGGAAGGATGTGGTATGCAGGGAGTTGGAGAAGTCAAAGACAAATGA